TCTTGACGATGCGCTACAATATGCCCCTTATTTTAGATCAATCTTCTCTTTATTTTTATTCAGGTATTTAACATGACAGCAAGCATGACCGCTTTTTCACGTCAAGAAGCCGTATTTGACTGGGGCACCATCAGCTGGGAAATCCGTTCCGTAAACCAGCGCTACCTTGAGCCAAGCTTTCGCCTGCCTGAAAACTTTCGTGAGCTGGAATTCACCTTCCGCGACGTACTGCGCAAAAAGCTCAACCGCGGCAAACTCGAATGCCAGCTGCGCTTCCAAACGGTCGACAAAGCCGCCACCAGCCTAAACATCAACCCAGACAACGCCCAAGCCCTAGCCCACGCCATCGACTCGCTCGGTGTTTGGTTCAAAGACCTAGACCCAGCCAACCCGATCGACATTCTAAAATGGCCTGGCATCTTGAGCGAAGAAGGCACCGACTTCGACATGATGAAAAAAGCCGTCGTCGAGCTATTTAACCAAGGCGTTGAAGAGCTGATTCAAGTTCGTCTGCGCGAAGGCGCCGAGCTCAAAAACATCATCGAACAGCGCCTCGACGCCATCGA
The sequence above is a segment of the Marinomonas sp. IMCC 4694 genome. Coding sequences within it:
- a CDS encoding YicC/YloC family endoribonuclease; translated protein: MTASMTAFSRQEAVFDWGTISWEIRSVNQRYLEPSFRLPENFRELEFTFRDVLRKKLNRGKLECQLRFQTVDKAATSLNINPDNAQALAHAIDSLGVWFKDLDPANPIDILKWPGILSEEGTDFDMMKKAVVELFNQGVEELIQVRLREGAELKNIIEQRLDAIDAIVVEVQANLPNIIAAQKQNLLDKLAAAKVDLDPMRVEAEIVMLAQKADVAEELDRLATHTKEVRRQMQQKGPIGRRLDFLMQELNREANTLSSKSIVVETTQSAVELKVLIEQMREQIQNIE